From Octopus sinensis linkage group LG14, ASM634580v1, whole genome shotgun sequence:
ttgggggaaggggactagtcaattacattgaccccagtgtttcactagtacttaatttatcgacccccaaaaggatgaaaggcaaagttgatcttggtggaatttgaactcagaatgtagcgacaggtaaaataccgctaagcttttcgtccagcgtgctaacaattctgccagttcaccaccataataataatcctttctactgggagcacaaggcctcaaatttgggggaagcgattaagtcgattacaatcacccccgtgcataactggtacttaattcataactggtacttaattctctctttcctactgcatcttgcagctcacttgcgacggaccagcgtcccatccaggtagggaacctatacaccaaggaaactgagAAACCAGCCGCTATGAGCCGggtgtggcttgagaaggaacaaacaatgataatgataataattagggTTGAGTTTTGCATGTGTCTATTTTCTCAGTGCTATGTCTTACaggttttctctttcttcattcacAGTCTTCATCTTTATCAACCACTATTATGCCTTCAGCTATTTTGCCACAGTCTACTATACATTTGGCGAGGTAAGTAGTTCAATTCTATTCATGATCCTAACCTTACGCTTACTGCCACCTGCTTCGTTAATTTAACAAAATACAAGGTGGTTGTCTTTAAATGTCTTCTGTTCATGGCTGTGCAATTAAGAAACTTGCTTGGCAAACCagatagtttcaggttcagtcccactgcatggcaccttgggcaagcaacttctactatagccctgagctgaccagtgccttgtgaatgaatttaaaaggaaactgtgaggaatatatatataaatatgacatgtttcctcacagtttcctattaaatatatgtatatatatatatgtatatatatatatatatgatgatgatgatgatatatatatatatatatatatacatcatcatcatcatcatttaacatccattgtcaatgggttggatggtttgactgggttggcacgctggaaggctgcaccagactccagtctgatttggcgtggttttctacagctagatgcccttcctaatgccacccactccgagagtgtaatgtgacatatacactggtatatgtcacaactacaattttgctcggcttgatggaggctttttctcaagcatgacataatgccaaaggtcctggtcattgcctccatgaggcccaacactcgagaggaactcagccactttgcttccatatatactcatatatatatacattatatcctcatcaccattgattaacatccattttccatgttggcataggttatatatacatacttatttcaGCACTCTTTTTGCCAAGTtactaagttacaagaacataaacactccaacacaagttgtcaagcaatgatggagacaaacacagatacaaacacacacacacacacacacaaacacatacatatatgtcgggcttctttcagtttccatttaccaaatctactcacaaggctttggtcagcccaaagctataccaaaatgcaaatatatgggaaactaccacctgtgtcatctcttgtgaaaggtaggagagtccagtttgctggacattgttgtagatctgaaaaagaagtaatttctactcttctcttctggaagccatctactcgcaataccagagggcgcacactctcctaccttcatgtaatctccagggatacaggcatccagcaacaggacctccgtaatgccatgatggaccgtgaagtctggcgtagcatggtaaattccattgtctcgacaacggtcgaacaatgatgatgttgattagactgaacccagaaccatctggttgggaagcaagctacataccacacaaccTGGcctattttttactttctttgtgGTTTTAGATTTATGTCAGAAACTATTATCTGTGGTATTATTGCTAATttggtttcgtctctcatttcaATTTCTCTGTTTTTCCCTTTCAGGTTCTTGGTTATTTCACCATCTGCCTTTGGTTTGTTCCATTTGCTTTCTTTGTGTCGCTGTCCGCCAATGAGTATGTCCTTCCAACGGTGTTAGAAAACAGGCCACTGAATACCAGAGGTTTgtaccacactcacacacgcatgcacatacatgcatgtgcacatgtgcacacacacatacacacacacaacaggcttctccaCAATTTCATTCATAAAGTACTGTTCAATGCAAGGCTATAATAGATTCTTATTGAAGGTACcacacagcaggattgaacctggaaccttgcgTTTATGAAGGGGTCATCTTAatcacactgccatgcctgcacttatacaAGCAATCATTCATTAcatctatatctttatacacacacacacacacacacacgtgccacaTAAAATAGagccagtccactctgtaaagtggttggcattaggaagagtatccagctgttaaaaccatgccaaaagcaaACAGTGGAACTTGGTACTGTCCCCAGGctaaccagctcctgtcaaactgtccaacctatgccagcatggaagatggactttaaacaatgatgatgatgatgacgatcatcatcatcatgatcattcatcatcattaaatgtctgccttccatgctgacatgggttggacaatttgacaggagttggccaggcaaaagactgcaccagatttctgtgtctgttttggcaaggttttaatggctggatgccctttctaacaccaatatATGAtacatgtctatatctatctatctatctatatatatatatatatatcagttgaataaagttaaaacatggtctggtttgcatgttttttattatggtattttaacattagAAAAATAAAGTTGAATTAGCACTCTCATACATAGtataatcatcagatttcaaatgtgtttaacccttttgttaccatatttctgttgagatgctctgtgtttctttcaataaattttaaatataacaaagaatttagtaaataatttagtaaaataactaagctaccattaagctagtgttaggaacataaattgtgactaaggtttggtagaagattttaattcagtacttatgaaaacaggacattcgtactacagagccaggggcggtttcaggcaggttggtatcaaaatggttaactGACAGTTGAGCTCTTAACAACTTTAGTACCTCTCAGTACTTCAGTACCTTTTGTCGGAAATTACAGCTTGTGGAGTTTTTTActgataaaaataatgagaatGACGAATCCTTTATGGATACATAAAACTACTGCATCTAGATCAGTTCGTTGACATCCTCTCCAGATTTCCACTGAGGCATAATATCAATGTCAGACTAAACATTTCAAAACTAGAAAAGTCTGCCCTTATATGTCTTCAAAATGACAACACAATTTTCAATAAACAAGCAGTAAAGGGGTGGCTTTATTATAATGGATACAGAATATTACCCGAATCTAACCGAAAATCACTTAAAAGTTATAATATTCTACCATGAAATATCTTCAAATATTGACCACCGCATCATGAAAAAACTCAATTATTTAGTTTAAAACATTATAACTCCCTCACCCCTAATGAAATGGACTATATTGCGAATTTTGAGTCGAAATCCAGCAGCTTCTATGGCTTATCCAAAATACATATGacaaaagaaatacagaacacTACAAAGGAACAAGGTTGTGAATACATAAAACTACTACAACCAAAAGACCTTAAATTACTAAGACCCTTTATAGCTGGTCCAGCCTGTCCTACACATCGTCTGAGCAACCTCATTGACATTATCCTAAAACCACTATGTAGTCACATACCCAGTTTCATTTGGGGTGACATCAATTTCCTCTCACATCTGCCCAAAACAACAGAATCCAATTCACTGTTAGATTTGAtgtaacaaacttatatacaaacattccaCATGATTTGGGACTTACTGCCATAAAATATTGGGTCGAGAAACATAGAGATGCGATCCCCAATAGATTTATTGAAACCTTCATATTAGACGCCGTCAGCCTCATCTTCAAAAACAATACATTCTTTTTCAACCGAAAAAACTACCTCCAGGTTCGAGGCACAGCTATGggaatttaaatataaacaagttaCAGAATATCGGTACGCCTGGCAAGCCGTGATGTTTAAGCTGCATGCAGATTGGTCAAAAAGGTATTCTAAAAATTCAACTTGTTGGAATGTTCTAAGAGGTACTAAAgctgtcaagaactcaactgtcagttaaacacatttgaaatctgatgattactctaTATATGAAAGCActaatttaactttatgagcattacgaaatatttttttaatgttaaatgttaaaatatcataataaaaaacatgaaaaccagaccatCTTTTAGccttattcaactgatatattattctatacacattcacacaaattcaaaacaaaatatatacatatatatacatacatatatatatatatatatatatatataatatatatatatatctttctgtccaTTAGTTTGTTTCTACATCTcttatatatctctctgtctctactTCCCCGCCTATTcatactctctttctatctacttACCTCTTCTATACACATCAATccaccccttctctctttctccatgtgtctgtctttctcaatttgtctatctatctgtctgtctatccatctatctatctatctatctatatctatctatctgtctgtctatatatctatctatctatctatctgtctgtctatatatctgtctatctatctatctatctatctatttgtctgtctgtctatctatctatctatctatcatcatcatcatttaacgtctgctttccatgctagcatgggttggacgatttgactgaggtctggcgaaccagactccaatctgatctggcagagtttctacagctggatgcccttcctaacaccaaccactccgagagtgtagtgggtgcttttacgtgccaccagcacgagggccagttttgtggtactggcaacggccacacccaaatggtgctttttatgtgccacctgcacaggaaccagtccagcggcactggcgacaacctcactcgaatatttcacatgccaccagcacaagtgccagtaaggtgacgcggtaacgatcacgcttgaatggtgtgcttaacgtgccatcggcatgaagTCCAGCTTGTTGCTccggcaacgatctcactcgtatggtactcttagcactcgaactatccatctatctgtatcCATATCTACCTATCATgcctcctactttctctttgtttctattCCAGATGACAAAGACATGGATGTAGTCAGCAATTACTTCAACCGACGAGGTAAACGCTACGGTTTGCTGTCCTTCTTCAAATACGCCCAGGAGAGCATTCTTCCTCAACGAGTGAAGAAGCAGTTCTAAGCTGCAGAAACCCCCCCATCCCTCCCCCCACTGTTCCCTGCCAACACtacactcacccacccaccccctccatccattccccccacccctcccgacacacacacacacacaacctggaAGGTGAGTCCCCCACTCTCCACTTTTTGCTGAGTCTGCCCTACCCTTAACACTGGTTTCTTTTGGGTGATTGCCTTTGTTTATGACAATCACAAACATCACCACcgccaacgacaacaacaacaacaacagcaacaacaacagcagcagcattgcttgccaccaacaccaacaccaccaccgccacctgaACCACAACTTTGACTCGCATCACACCTAACACCaacatcgccaccactaccatcatcaatgCCACCACTAAAAAACTACCACCAGTACCACTGCTAGCAACAAcagttacaccaccaccaccaccactaccactaatgcAACTACCAATGCCACCTCTAACGTTACCAGCAGCATTACCactactaacatcaccaccaccaccacagctatcACCAACCTTACCTCTAATACTACAACCAACACTGCCACTACCTATCTGTCACATGGCATCACTTCACTCTCCACGTACCCACCTGCCCGCCCTTGCTGCCACAAAGTTTACCTCAATAATGTCAACTCTGCCTAATTATGGCCCTCTGGTAAATAAGAAGTGAACTgtaaccatgaccaccactacctaAACAATGTTATTACTCTCGACAttaggttgtgtgtctgtctcagcCTACCATTAGCCCACCTTTCTTGTATGCGTCTACCTGTTTATGGGACAATCAGTTGTCcatagtggtcgtggtggtggtggtggtataggtaATGGCTTTGTTGATAGTGATGACAGGGACGATatcagttgtggtggtggtggtgttggtggtgaagtATTGAGTTGTATCCaatgtagaggtggtggtgttactagagtgggtgtggtggtgatggtggttcagcagtgagctggcagaatcgttagcacgccgggtgaaatgcttagcggtatttcatctgccgctatgttctgagttcaatttccgccgaggtcgactttgcctttcatcctttcggggttgataaattaagtaccagttatgcactagggtcgatataatcgacttaatccatctgtctgtccttgtttggccccatgtgggtagtaaagaaataggtatttcgtctgccgctatgttctgagttcaaatttcgccaaggtcgactttgcctttcatcctttcggggttgataaattaagtaccagttatgcactagcgtcgatataatcgacttaatccatctgtctgtccttgtttggccccatgtgggtagtaaagaaataggtatttcgtctgccgctatgttctgagttcaaattccaccaaggtcgactttgcctttcatcctttcggggttgataaattaagtaccagttatgcactagggtcgatataatcgacttaatccatctgtctgtccttgtttggccccatgtgggtagtaaagaaataggtatttcgtctgccgctatgttctgagttcaaatttcgccaaggtcgactttgcatttcattctttcggggttgataaattaagtaccagttatgcactagggtcgatataatcgacttaatccgtttgtctgtccttgtttgtcctctctgtgtggtgGTGCAGGTAATACTGctgatggtagtgctggtggcagcagcagcagtggagtattgagctgtggccatcatggtggtggtggtggtggtggtggtggtggtggtgtggtggtggtggtggtgtttgtggtgttgtgtagCTTCAGTTCTGCAGTCATTGAACTGTCCTGTAGCACTGACAGGGTAATTGGCCAAGCCACTGGATACAACCCACAGAAATCTGTTTTCCCAGTCAGCGCTTTAGGCATGGGTGATGATGGTTGCTGTTGTCTAACCCCCAGTCAGCTCTGACTAAAGAAGAACTATGTTCAGAggaattccagccgtgaccatcccatcattttttCCCTACAAACAAGAAGCCCAGCACCATGTTATCCAACATAGCTGGTTgtgatttgatggatatttggctactatttttagcaggtcaagaaACCATAGTAGAGCTGGTTGTGATTTGatagatatttggctgctatttttagcatgtcatgAAACCACAGTAGAGTTGGTTCTGTTGGAGATTGCAGATGCTGCAGGTAATGGTGTAGTAATGCTCACATGTGATGCCAGCAGTACTGTGCTAACAGTTTATAGTTGCTATAGCAACACTTCCATATATCTCAGAGTTTCCCATCCACTCCCTCTTCCACCAGCCCTTTATTCCCATGCTGCCATCTACAACCTTGAATCCACTTCTTCAATGACCCAGTTCTCGCTTTGTCCACTTTTCGATATACTGACCATTCAAGGTTGTCCCACAGTCAGTAAGGTGAATTGCCACCAAAGTGACCAAGAGTCCAAGTTATTCCCCCAGCCATGCAACATTCCTCTTTTGCCAACTTGACCGACATCCCAAAATATTCCTCCAGCCCCTATTTTACACAAAGCTGACCTCCAGCCCCTATTTtacacaaagttgacctcaagcCCCACTGTCTGAGAAAACAAGGACACATTGAACAATCGTTACTAAGTTTATTTCAACAGATCTCCTATAGAACTTAGATCCAGCATTTTGAAAGTGtgatcacattgtttacatagacatattcttATACAAAATGTCATAACTTTCAGTACTGGCTctaatttcaaaaagaaaatctgTTAAGATAACTTAAaagtgatttaatagcactgctaacacaagcTGAATacaatattgacttataaaaaccgTTGAAGTACTTGGTAGTATATTGTGGTTGCATAATGCAATACCAGCTATTGATATGTACATACCAGTTGCCAGGAATGTAATATGTAAAACCGGTCCATCCAATTGTGTTATGCTTTTAaatttagtggctatttaagccATGTTTGTGGACAGTCAATAGGTTGAATGTGGTGCTGAAGAGGAAGCAATAACTCCTGAAATGTGCATATACACCAATTACCTGTTTTTCTATCTtcgattgcattgtttacatagatgtattcatATCTGCAGCATTATAgtgctggctctaaattctatagaaaatctgtagagatgcacttaaaaatcaaaacaacacaCTGCTAACACAAAGTAAGGTACAATATTGACttgtaaccctttaaatttaCATGGTGGTATGTTATGGTTACAAAACAAtgtccctaccagcaattaaCAGTGACTAATGAACTCCTTGGTACACGGAGTCTTGGTCAAACACAGGATGGTCTCAGCTGTTCCATTTTTGACCAAAGGCTTGCTGCATCAGAGCAGTCCTGggccaaaacaataacaacaacaacaacagctcctTCAGCTCAGGTCCCATGAAAATTACTATACCCGCCTCCGTTCTCTCCACACACCCCACACCCCGGTTCAGCACAATTCCCACCAAAGCTGATCCATGGCTCCAATTCGTTTCCCCACACCTAAAACTGAC
This genomic window contains:
- the LOC115219175 gene encoding protein TEX261 — its product is MWFIYFLSWLGLLLQICFISLSVAAGLYYLAELVEEYTVFTAKIIKYMIFATTTVYLCLLLFEEFPFMMILFGLVSCLTHFLLLKSFPYFVLSSPTFIASIVFIFINHYYAFSYFATVYYTFGEVLGYFTICLWFVPFAFFVSLSANEYVLPTVLENRPLNTRDDKDMDVVSNYFNRRGKRYGLLSFFKYAQESILPQRVKKQF